In Ananas comosus cultivar F153 linkage group 7, ASM154086v1, whole genome shotgun sequence, the sequence ATAATGTTTCAGATACTAGAGATATACAAATTTCATGATGGATTATGAAGGTCTATACCTTCTGATGCCTCACTGATCCATTTCTTTGTCAATTCGTGCATATTTTACGAAATAAGATTAAGCTTCCTTCTAAATTATGATTTGTAGCATGTATTAAATAGCACAAATAGTTATGCCTTTTTTTCTTGATATCAATTCATTTGGAACTTCTAGTTGCAATTAATGAGCAACAAATGTGTTTGAAGTTCCCCTTGATTTAAAGAATTTTAAGTAATTAAATTGTCTCCTTTAAAATTGATGAATACTCTTTCGAAAGGTTGGCTATTCGCCGCCCCACTAGCATGACAGCTCCCTCCAGGCCAATGCTTGACCTCATAATCTAGAGAANTGCCCGCGCCACGCGGCGCCCCGCCACGCGCGCCCGCCTGCCCGCGCCCCGCGCTCGCCCCTGCCCGCGCCTCCACGCTCGCCACCTGTTCCAAAACTGAGAATTCATGTATGTTATAGATAAGCAGCTTCTGTAAATATTTGCTCACAAAGGATTTGGACATCATCCATTCCCGTACTAACACACCCTATTTgattgcatatatatctcttatTCAATATAACTTCTACATTTACACCAAAACATGTAGGACAAAGGAAAATGAACAGTGCAATCACATCCCTAATATTGCATAACATATTTGGTGGCCTTCACAAAATTAACCACACAAGAAAATTCTCGTACCGATTAAGTTATCATTAAGTATCTTATTCCGACGTACGTCGAAATAGGGCACAGATCAAACTACGAAACTAACTTTAAAAAGGAATTATGTAATAAAGTTATGGTCaccaaataaaatagataagCTGTAAACATCTCACTATCATAACTCTTCACTGTTTAATGCAACATCAAATATTCGGATCAAGAGCACGCAATGCAAACTGAATAATTCAGGTTTTCAGCTAGCCAGAAAAATGTTCACAACACTAGAGAAACTGAATCTGTCAAAAAAACTTGAATAAAAACCTAAACCTCACTCTTCCATATTTAGCCATAAATGATCAAGCCAGGAAAAAAGTGTATAAGACAAAACTAACAATGGGGTTTACAAATAACATCAGCCACAAGAGGgaataaaaaaggtaaaaaaggaaggaaaatcgAGGAGAAATAGCCCAAACAACCTGACGCATGACAAGATTCACAACATGCTCTTTTCTAAAGTTGATTGCCAAAACTACTCTCAGAAAAGCCGGAGAAATATCAACAAACAGCAATAGCACTCAGACTTCCTCAATAGCACGATGCCGCAATCTCTGTTTTATCAGTTTGAAAAGGTATACagggagaagaaaaatatatctCAGCCGCTCACATAAAATCATAGTCATCCAAAGCATCATAGGCACCCCCAACTATGTCATCATCTACCTTATCAACATGAAGCTGCTTCTTCTTCGGCCCTGCAGAGTTTGAGATAATCGATGGCATGAAATAAGTCATTATCCAGCTTGAATCCAGGTTTTTATCTCTAAACTTATCCAGACTCCTGATATAAATAACAGTGAAAtaattttctgattctaaatCCACACATGCATCTACTGAAATAGACAAACATATAATATTAGTTGGGTGGAGCAACTATGCTTTCAGAAGCACAATCTCTGTTGTAGTTCCACTTTTTGGAGTATAAGACTAGCAATAAGATCAGCCAGGATTTAACAGGAGATTGAAACAGATGTCGCATATGGTCTGTTCATCATGATTGGAGGAAACAAGTGAAAAATATCAAAACGAAGAGGGTCACGCCATTCCCTGTCACTTCTCTGTACGTATccaaggaagaggaagaagcagaGAACCCACACTTTTACCttcattttgttttctttccggTTTCCTATTTTTGTCACTCATTTGAAAGAAATTGTGCCCCATGTTGCGTTTATTGTCTACATTGGGTTTCCATCTAGTTTTTCTTCTCGTGCGGTTTTAGGTACGTAACATAAGATGAAGCTTTATTAGCCTACGTCTGCGAAGAAACTGTCTTATCTGTGTTTCTAAGACTATGGTTCCACTTACAATGAAGATTGGTGGTAAGATTCTGGTATTCTCAGACAGATCGAGACTGAAATATGGTCTAGGACTTcaattctgtttttttttacttaaagaAGGAAGCTGTAAAAATGTCAAGAGGGGCAACGGACCGGACAGACATGTAAGGTCAGTCAAAGAATTTCTATCTACTGCTGACTTAAAGAAACCAGTGCCTCCAACTCACTCTATTAAGTTGCAAGGTGATTAGTTGATGCTAATCTCGAAGCAGACTGAATGCTTAAAAGTTTTGTGTTTAGTTGATGCTAATCTTAGGTTTTGTGTTGCTCAGATCTAGATCGTTCCACGTTTTTACATCCAGTTTCCAATTTCCAGGTTTAGATTGTCTCAGATTTTGGGCTGTAAAAGCTTATTGGTCTAGCCCCTGGATTGATCATTTTTCAGGTCATTTCTGTTTAATATCAGTTTTCAAGTTCATTGGTCATTTCAGAAGCTCCCAGTATCATCTTATCTTGAGTTCCAATTAGGACTgctttcgggttcgggttgtTTAAAAGTTATCACAGATAAAAGTTGTTGACTTCTCAACTCAGGCTGGGTCAGGTCAGGTCAGGTTTCGAGCAGATCAGGTTAGCTTTTGTCACTTAAGTATGCAATATCAACATCCCTCTACTAGAAAGGAAACGTTGATATAGATATTTTTCAGTTGCTGTGTGATATGTATCAGATTCTGTATTCAGACCTATAAGGAGGCATGTCACATTATATTCTTACCCAGCTTTTTCTTGCCCGCGTTAGCTTCCTTCTCCGCTTTGAGTTTCTCATTGGCGATCGCTGTTACAGAGGAAGCTATGTCCTTAGCATCTGCAGCTTTCAACGAAGTCATGGAGAGCCTTATGACTGCTTTGAGAAGGCCTAGATAATGAAAGCTTTTCTAACAACAAGAAACAGAACAAACATCAGCTCCTAAAACAAGAGGTTCTGGCATAATAAGCAGCAATTAAGaaattaacttaaaaattaGCCAAACCTCGTAGTGCCGAATCTTATGTGAGAGAAGCTCTGCATATTCCAAAAAGTCGCTCTCTGAGTTGGGGATAAAATTATCTAGAGATTTTTCATCACCTCTCTTGGCAAACAATTCTGCAGTCGACTTGTAATCAGCTTCTTCCACGAGCCTTAAGATACCAACTCATAATCAGCAGATGATGCAAAGAGATATTAAGAACTAGCAATATAATTGCAGTTAGCCAAATTGGTGCTAATTAAGAATGGTAACCTTCAAGCCTCTTTAGTAGAATAAAAGAcaacacaataaaaaaaaaaaaattaaagaaaaaagaaaagatcttaCCGTTGCTGGCGAAGTTTCTCTGCAATGGGATCTATGTGAACTTCATTTGCAACTTCAATAGACTTCGTTTCAGGCtgttttccttttccttttttggtaGCGGCTTTACCGCTAGGCTTTGACACAGTCTTTTCGACTACGGCCTCTGATTTCGGCACCTATAACCAAAGAAATTAGTGATGCCAAAACAGCCACCCAACACTACTTAAAAAATTCAACTTGTGGAACTCATGACAGCTAAACTTCACGTTCAtcacaaaaagagagaaaaaacaagGCAATTAGAACTTGCCATATCAGAAATTGCTGATATGAAAATTATCCTTATGATGTGATGGACATTAAGTGGGTGTTTTCCCTAGcttctgaaaagtgattttgggtCCAAAAGTGATTTTCCGCTAAATTGAGCATTTGGCAATGTCGTTTTCAAAATCTGatgctaatttttaaaatcagttttctaattttCGAGGTTCAAAATCAGAAGCAGCTAAAacctgcttcttgaaatctgcttctgattttttattcaaatttcaaatttttattttgattttatattcaaataacAAGTCATTGCAGTATTAACATGAGAACATCAACAACAAAGCTAGAAGATTCCTATAATCACTGATCTAAAAAATAGATATCAGGACAAGAAAAGACCAACAGGAACACGATTAGTGCACATGATACTACTAGTTTTTAGTACTTGCACTAAGCCTTAGTAAGAACCAACAAAATTTTACAGAACAAAAACCGGGTATGTCCTAGTAAATTAAATAAGTAGATGCCATGATTGAGATAA encodes:
- the LOC109713098 gene encoding eukaryotic translation initiation factor 3 subunit J-like; protein product: MADWDEEDFEPTVPVVKFEQPKSKWADEDVEEEDVKESWEDEEEATQVPKSEAVVEKTVSKPSGKAATKKGKGKQPETKSIEVANEVHIDPIAEKLRQQRLVEEADYKSTAELFAKRGDEKSLDNFIPNSESDFLEYAELLSHKIRHYEKSFHYLGLLKAVIRLSMTSLKAADAKDIASSVTAIANEKLKAEKEANAGKKKLGPKKKQLHVDKVDDDIVGGAYDALDDYDFM